DNA sequence from the Excalfactoria chinensis isolate bCotChi1 chromosome 2, bCotChi1.hap2, whole genome shotgun sequence genome:
CAGCGTTCTGAGCTTCCAGTTTAATCTAATACAGAGTTCTGTGTCTGGACATATCTTTTATACTCCTCTGTCTTTCCTAAATGGCTCATGGAAAATAAGATAAAACTGCTCAACACCAGCATTTTTTGAGAAGTTTTGGTTCTTTCAAGTCCTTTTACCCACATTTTAATCATTCATCCCACTATAAATTTTCCCTTTGCAGCAGTTTTCAGCAAGCTTTTGGCTTGTATAAATCATTTCCAGCCAAGATAATTAATTAATCCAGTCAAGATGAATAATGAATTGCGGtcagtggagttaaatccagttggtggccggtcatgagcggtgtcccccagggctcttAACCTTAGTGGCCAAGCTCAGtgtatatagatagatagatagatagatagatagatagatagatatagatgtCAGTGTATATGTATTATCAACACAAGTACATATCTATCTCTAGGACTTGATCACAAGGGTTTTTGTACCTCTGCTCCTGATAGCCTTCCTTACTGAGACACCAACTTCTGTAACTGCCTGATCAGTCGCAAGAGGGAAGTAAACAGCTTACTGACACTCCTGGAAAGGGGggcaggagctctgcagcacattAGCTATAATGCTGCTTGGTTGTATTCTTAGGTTCCTTGTCCACATtaccagcttttctttttaagaccTGTGCTTGTGCTCTGTTAGGTGGAGTTCTTAGGCCACTTGTTTTGTCTTGCTCACTCAGTAAGTAACTTACCCTGCATGTCACCtgagaaaagcagtatttattaCACTTCTGATGTCTGCTTTCAAGAGTATCAACCGAGCGCAGCAACAGTTCTGCAATCTGTTTTTAGTGGAATGGTAGACATTTATTGTGTGCATAAACTGAACTCTGTCATGTTATTTACTTCTTTGGAGTTGCTATTCAACCTTGTTttatcctgttttatttttctttagggGTTCGTTCCTGGCCTGTTTGGAACTTCACATGGAGCACTTCAGTTCATGGCATATGAGGATCTGAAACTGAGATACAACAAGTACAGAAACAGAGCATCAGATACAAAACTGGTAAAATGGTTAATAATAAGAATACGTTGTGGCATGGGAATGGGTGGGGGTTTaagcttgtttatttttgttgattttagAACACTGCAGAATACATAACGATGGCAGCTGTATCTAAAATATTTGCTGTGACAGCAACGTATCCCTATCAAGTTGTACGGGCTCGTCTTCAAGATCAGCATAATAGATACTCTGGTGTGTTAGATGTGATCCGCAGGACGTGGAGGTAGGCATACAGAATTGTAGGTTTGTGTCTAGAAAAGTGAGCCTTACACAATCCCGTGTTTACTGCCTTCCATGCTGAATGGTTATCTGTATGATGCCATTATGTGGATTATGCTAACAGCTGTTATCTAAAATTGAAGAGATAGGTGATGGTTAGTGCTGGCCTgaagacttctgttttttgttctgCCTCTTCTTCATCTTCCCCGACAAATTTTGCTTATAGAGTAGCAAGGTTAAAAAACCAACATTGAGTTGGCTGCTTTGTGGCTTGTAAAGTAGTTAAGTCTCATTAACTCATTATGAAATGAACAAATGCAGCGTAGGGCACCAAGGAGAGCAGTATATTGCATACCCGAGCGTTTTCCAGGATCTCCTTTGACTGCTCGTCATTGTGGATGTACCAGAAGCCcagtgaaactggaaaaaagtGAGCTGAAATGAGAAGTCTTTGAAACATTCTAACAGCCCTAACAGTGAATGCCGTGCTTCCAACTGGGTGAAGTTGGATTCTGATGTATTGGCCAGTGGATTCAAAATGCTGGACGAGATGCTTTAGTTCTCTAAAAACGAGTGCTGACTTCAGCAGCTGACTTAACCGAGTTGTGTTCTCCCTCAGCTCCCTGGCTGTTACATGACTCAGAACCCTGAAGCCCTTCAGCCCTGTTGGCTTCAGTGAGCTTAAAGCTGCAAATGTTTTTTGGAACTGCAGaaatttaaagttattttaacCACTTCTTGTGGTACGAAGAAAGGCAGAATGGCATCCTATTTAAAgaattcactttaaaaaaagacaaaacaacaacaaaaccaccagCCAAACCCTAAGCTAAACAACTCATCTATGGAATATTATTGTATGTTCAGAAAAGAAGGTGAGATCTGATAGAATGACCCTTTAAACACCTTAGTAAGAAATTGCTCTGGAATTATTATTCTTACCCTGAAGTGAGAGAGCGAGAGAAAAATGCCAGGCTTTGTTTTATGTCTGATtgttatttcaaatatattaaagtaaatgtttttctctgtctttaaaggaaagaaggagTTCATGGATTTTACAAAGGAATTGTCCCCAATGTGATCAGAGTGACTCCTGCGTGCTGCATTACTTTTGTAGTTTACGAACATGTGTCGGGTTTTTTACTTggttttagaaaagaaaataactaaagGTGAAAGTTTCTATTCATAAAAAATagatcctttatttttttatatttatgatGTGGAAGTTAGTTACGATAGCAGCCTATCTTGACACTGTGAATTGATCTGGTATTTTGAGGAAAGAATTCTGAGGTAACGAAACCCTGCCTACATCTCTTCTGCTCAGGCTGCCTGCGTTGCTGAGTTCCTCTCCCTCTGAATCAGCAGCGTCTGCTCCAGACAGATGTCTGCAACTGTGAAGTAGCGTTATGGCTGGGTGAAGGCAGCTgtgcagcatttcagttcatccTGTCCTGCCTGGAATAATGGACTAATCTGCTTAATAGGTCTCAAGATAACAATTGGTCAGAGTGTACTACAGAAAACTTCATATAAAAGCAATTCTGGTGTCTGAAGTGTCTGAACTTACTTAAGAAAGTCCTTATGCGCGTCTCATgaagaaaatatgtatgtaGCTGCTTACAACAGTGTCTTTGGAATCCATTTCTGTTCTGTCAGATTTTAGGTTATGGAGTGCTCCGTGTTCCACTGGTCATCCAACACCAAAAAATGCAGCCTTGGAGGGGTGTGATTTGGAAACTCAGATTGTTTGGTAAAATGGTCGGCTGCCCATTCCTGGTTTTGAGTAATTGCAAATTGAAATGCACTTCTTGTCTCATACCAAGACAGACTTGCAGTGTGgtttttggcttcttttgaACACCAGACCAAAGTCTGCTGTGCACATTGTTGGCAACTTACTTCATTTGATTTCTCACCACCCCGGCCACAGCTCCATTACTGGTACATCGGACTAAATACTGCTTATTTGAAAGAAGGCTtacctaaaaaaaataataatccaagTAATTCATTAGCGATGCAGTTTTAAAGCAACCTTAACAAAGACGGATCTTGGAGAAGAAATCCACAGGTTTTCTAAAAGCTTTGTGCACAGGGCTTTCTTGAAAAACTATGACTTCTGATTTAGTCTCAGAAGTGACTAAAACTATTGCTGACACAACAGCAAGCTGAGTTACAGCACATTTCAGCATGTTTGAATAAcgatgtttatttttatgccaGTCATCGCTGACAAAGATAGGTGCTATTTGGTGACTTGGGTTTATTTGTTGTAGTTCTTCATTAAGGAAATAATACACTGAGCATAACGTTTGCCTTCTACTGTTATTATGAAGGAGTATCAGATGTTATCagctgaggaggaaagaagtTAGCAAAGACTTCCAGTGGGTGAGGGGTTTTATATGAAGCAGAGAACACTGTAATCTAGCAAAACATCTCAATAACCACTTAGAGAAGTTCTTGTTTAACAGAAGACTAACCAAGAACAGAAGTAaggctatttatttttaacttctttttttttaattaggaaGAGTTGGTTTTACTGAAGTTAAATGTGAAGGACTCCATATTTTGAATCTCGATTCAGCAACCTGGTTGCTTGTTTCTGCTGATCCTATTGCCACGCTTTGGGTGTGCCTGACGACTTCTTTTAATAACCTACACCACCTCCTCCCCAGTCCCATCCTCTCTGCTGTTACAGTTGATAATACATTGTTATCTCAGCCGAAAAGCACGTGACTGGCttcatttattattactattataaAAGCATCTGTTGACATTTAGATGAAAATCAAAAGTTACCAGAAATTTACAGTGCAAATTAACATAGAGTCTTAAtagctgcttctttctctcGCCTGGCTGAGGTTTTTACCTGCTGTTCTCTGTTTTCTAGTGTGCAGGGTCCAAAATATATAGTGAAgatatgagaaaagaaaaacagaagagtaaTAAAAGTCCTGCAGTTACTTCCCTGGATTGGTTTCTTCCAGACCTAAATGGGAATGAGATCCAGGGTAAATGGAAAGACAGGCCACTGGCACATACACAATTGGCCACTGTCTACTGACTGACATGCAGTAAATTCACACTATCGCTTAACTCATAGTGTCTGTGTTCAGATACCTTGAAAACTCTCTTCCCAACCCATGAAACAGTGGTAGTTGTGCAGAGCAGTTGTGCAACGTGCTGGcctgcagcagcatcacccATAAGCTTGCAGTGAGGGAAACCTGAATGCTCTCTTACCTGCAGGTCCATTCCTCTAGCATTTAAAAGTGATGAGCTAGCAAGTTAAGAGATGCCTGGGGAAAGTTTTATAACctgttcagaagaaaagcaaggactTAGTATCAGATAGTTAAAATTAATTTGTCTCTCAGCTTTTATGTTTTTCCGTTTAGTTTCTGGACAAGGTGTATTTCTGCATGTTAtacatgctttttgttttttattattgcGTTTATGTAAAATTGATTTTGTAATGTAAACATGATTATATTTTCCCTTTAGAATCTGCATTTGTTTATGATTTGATTATATGACTTATTGTATTGGGAAAAGAATCCttaaagcactgctgtgctaaCTCCCAAGATACACCATGGTCAGTGCTGCCACTCCTCATTCCTTCTTCTCCACTCTGGAAGCTGCAATCAAATATCTGCAACATCATTCTTTCAGCTGAGCAGTCCACcttaggaaagccaaggcattTCAGCCTGTCTTACTTCTGTATCTTCCAAACCACTTCGTGTATCCAGCTTTAACACCAAAGTGATTGTGTGTGTCTGACAGGCTAAATTCAGGAGAAGTATTTGTTGGACAAATTAAACCTGAGTTTTGGAACTGTAAAAGTACTCATTGTTTTGCATAGATGATTAAATAGATGTTTGCAATGAAATCTGGTCTCTCAagtggaggagggaaggaaggcttGGACAGTCTGCTTGTACTTAGTTATTCAGAACATACTTCACACTTACCGATTGTCATCAAGGTGCCATAAAATCACAGGAGGCTGCTGGGAGACGTAAGACTTTTAACAGCAGAGTATCCAATTCCACATTGTTTCACAGGAACAAATGTGACAGATATGCATTTCAAAACCTGAGGTACAACTTAGGTACAAACTCAGGTACAACTCAGAAATCTTCTAAAACAAGCTCGTGCCACATTGCCAAAGTTTGCTGACCAATAAAACACCCTGGGTgttatttttatggaaaaaagtcttctttatttgatacaaaaaaaattacactgaaCTCTTAAAAACGGCGGTGGTATATTTTCATATATCAAAAAAGGGATATGAAAAGGTAATGAAGTTGTTTTTGATATTTATATTCTATACTGATTATTATAAAAAGCCTCCgcaaagtgcaaaaaaaaaaaagctcagacAAACGCTACAGGCCTGCAGTTCGGTGCCTCTTAGACAAAAACTTGCATCCAACTCTAAATAACCCTTGTGGAAAAttgtacaaaataaaaatagggattataaaaaggggggggaggatTATTTCGGCAGTTCTTCAATGATGATACGGGAGACTGAATTCCATCCAGTAGAAGCATCTCCCCTGGGGTAGTCAGAGCACGTCCCGACCCAGATGGCGATGTCCACCAAGCCGGCGTTGATCCCTTCACACAGACCTTCCACTGGTGAGAGACAGACGCCACGTCACCACGGCAGACACAAACAATTGGGCACAAGTACTTCACAGAAGTTCATTGCAAGCTCGTGCTACGTGATTAGGTCTAAATAACATCTGAAGAAAGAAGATTCTACAAAATCAGATTTCATGCAGTTATTATGTATTATAGGGAGTAAAGTGGCTTTTTACAGCTGGGTGCTTGCTTCACAATACCTTAGCTATGCTCTGAGAGCAAAATACAGCTTAAACCGCTGATGTGATGGTAGAAAGCCTGCTCAAGTAATGCAATGCTTGGTTTTATAAATACTTCTGGGAGTCTAAGTATCAACCAGCAGAAAGTAACAGCATTTCTAAAGTGCCAGACATAAGCACCATGAAAAATAAGACAGTATAAAAGTGCTGCTTAATAAATAGCTGTCAGTTGTGAAAAGCAGCGTAAGAAGCTGGTGTTAACTGGCCACTCTTCTGCCTCTTCTTGGTGTCCTTTGGCTTGATACAGCAGACATACGTGCACTGTGCATTCTGTACCTGGGTCTGCTAATGGCCTCTCACCAGTTCTGTTCATGCAGTGTTGGCACACGTACCTGAGGAGGTTCGGTGTATGTTGATAGTAGAATTCAGTTCGGGACTGCCTTGATCTAAATATATTATGGCTTCGATGGGAAGTGGCCCGGCGCATTCTGCTCCATTGAAAGTGAAGTACCAGCGCTGACAACAGGCGCTTCGGCACTTCAGCCGGAGCGATCCACTGAAAAGGACTCTGAGAGCACTGTTGGAGCGCATCTTTGTGAACGTACATTCCTAGGGGGGACAAAAGCATTTTGGTAGCAGACTCAGATTTCGAACCTACTCCCGAGGATCGCTTTCAGGTTTTAGTTAAGATTTTTATGCCCTtctctctgtggaaaaaaaaaaagtctgaaaaatactgtgtgATGCAAAGATGCAAATCAGAAGCAGCACCTCATAGCTGGAAATGGACAAGAGGGATTGTGAGCTGT
Encoded proteins:
- the CTHRC1 gene encoding collagen triple helix repeat-containing protein 1, with product MRRAPLLLLALLLGTGLADSPRGKQRAARPREVLEAYNGVCLQGPSGVPGRDGNPGTNGIPGTPGIPGRDGPKGEKGECMRESVEESWTPNFKQCSWSALNYGIDLGKIAECTFTKMRSNSALRVLFSGSLRLKCRSACCQRWYFTFNGAECAGPLPIEAIIYLDQGSPELNSTINIHRTSSVEGLCEGINAGLVDIAIWVGTCSDYPRGDASTGWNSVSRIIIEELPK